In the genome of bacterium, one region contains:
- a CDS encoding right-handed parallel beta-helix repeat-containing protein: MIGMSAPRFRAFAALMVLAACIIGPALAESCTINYPTTIYYNSTAPSNGVGGAIGAYDALVRINGSTIEAIDSEGTPIANGTAGTDDAAVFNAAINALGSGTTLAIGGGDYTPTSRILINKSLDIIGIGNPRFTWNYAVAHYAMFSCSGSNGGLYALASDVAEGDRTLTYAGDLSSIIDAGDLITISDNTIWQPGSSGTYATWKTGEIHMVRSVSYSNPTTTITLDDGLLHNFTTAQGATMQHRIPITVNIDGITVAGDDPDRAIYLISCDYCKDGTFEGITAERVGGYGICFTSSYNMLVTGSTFRDMTSGVSNLGYGVSVSNDCAYITVTDSHFDNCGHGVTAGGTGPIGQPRDILVTDSSFIAGTSSAIDAHQITESMTVDGNTIGGVYIYGGILSGARTSIIRNNKVWNTDTAIGPRGTVSNRTFIVQNNLIDNAENGIFTNIGEPNSFDTLIITGNVFKRILTHDIDISVAIPPSAVIEDNVECSP, translated from the coding sequence ATGATCGGGATGTCTGCACCACGTTTCCGGGCGTTCGCAGCTCTGATGGTACTCGCGGCCTGCATCATCGGGCCGGCGCTCGCGGAGAGTTGTACGATCAACTATCCGACGACGATCTATTACAACTCAACGGCGCCGAGCAATGGCGTCGGCGGCGCTATCGGTGCGTATGATGCCCTTGTCAGGATCAACGGTTCGACCATCGAGGCGATCGATTCGGAAGGTACGCCGATAGCGAACGGGACGGCGGGAACAGACGATGCAGCGGTTTTCAATGCAGCAATAAATGCGCTGGGTTCCGGCACCACCCTTGCCATCGGGGGCGGTGATTACACTCCGACATCCCGAATTCTTATCAATAAATCCCTCGACATCATCGGCATCGGCAATCCACGATTCACATGGAACTACGCGGTCGCCCATTACGCCATGTTCTCGTGTTCAGGGTCGAACGGCGGTTTGTATGCTCTTGCATCGGATGTCGCAGAGGGAGATCGGACGTTGACCTACGCCGGGGATCTGTCGTCGATCATTGATGCCGGTGATCTGATCACGATCTCCGATAATACGATCTGGCAACCGGGGAGTAGCGGGACATACGCTACGTGGAAGACCGGCGAAATCCATATGGTTCGGAGCGTCTCGTATAGCAATCCCACCACGACGATCACGCTTGATGATGGACTCCTCCATAACTTTACGACAGCACAGGGCGCCACGATGCAGCATCGCATCCCCATCACCGTGAATATCGACGGCATAACAGTAGCCGGAGACGATCCCGATCGCGCCATCTATCTTATTTCGTGCGATTACTGCAAAGACGGCACGTTTGAGGGCATCACGGCAGAACGGGTCGGGGGGTACGGCATATGCTTTACATCGAGTTATAACATGCTCGTGACGGGAAGCACCTTTCGGGACATGACCAGCGGTGTAAGCAATCTTGGGTATGGTGTCTCGGTGTCAAACGATTGCGCATACATCACCGTCACCGATAGCCATTTTGATAATTGCGGGCACGGAGTCACCGCTGGAGGGACCGGCCCCATCGGCCAACCGCGGGACATTCTCGTTACAGACAGTAGTTTCATCGCTGGTACATCGAGCGCCATCGACGCCCATCAGATCACCGAATCGATGACGGTTGACGGCAACACGATCGGCGGCGTCTATATTTATGGCGGTATTTTGAGTGGAGCGAGAACGTCGATCATCAGGAACAACAAAGTCTGGAATACCGATACGGCAATCGGCCCGAGGGGGACCGTCTCGAACCGGACGTTTATCGTGCAAAACAATTTGATCGACAATGCCGAAAATGGCATTTTTACCAATATTGGCGAACCCAACAGTTTCGACACCCTGATCATTACGGGCAATGTTTTCAAGAGGATTTTGACGCATGATATCGATATCTCGGTTGCGATCCCCCCTTCGGCAGTAATCGAGGATAATGTGGAGTGTTCTCCATGA
- a CDS encoding PKD domain-containing protein, protein MTKLSMALVIAIVSLTALVAPALADTYSDQFSTNSSDEYNYSATYAVLSYPGDVLNYTAAGAAGRGIVKSPEIFSYGLYSVTFSLKQNGSVTGAQDFYLIFGNQGEEPYASPITSSGSRYVIACTNGSTNRLRIGLVQNGTYSVLVTANTPFIRNVNYTILVNWTSAGNISVYKDGSPLTNITNTNYTSGYAGFSAYTAVNDIVHIDSYSINESAVANFTYSSTGLTASFVATGENLGDPGVSCIWNMSDGGSAVGCSAFDYTFASPGIYWVNHTVSNVAGTSYSNQSVFIGAGSGYYAKLEVNASSGYPQGNLTLYRGESSGADTVLGSAILSDLGQNIWYNVTLDRTAAGVMTVYLNGSALISATDTTYSQGRSGLAQTGGSSTATIWITANEIYSTILTTRDITDVQWKGSGVEDVTAGITTLATWAFFLGVACVVIGAAFGLNTYMKRRR, encoded by the coding sequence ATGACGAAACTGTCGATGGCCCTTGTCATTGCGATAGTCTCCCTCACGGCCCTCGTAGCTCCGGCATTGGCAGACACGTACAGCGACCAGTTCTCTACAAACAGCAGCGACGAATATAATTATTCGGCAACCTACGCCGTATTATCGTATCCTGGCGACGTGCTGAACTATACTGCGGCCGGCGCCGCTGGTCGCGGGATCGTGAAATCACCGGAGATTTTCTCCTATGGTCTCTACTCAGTTACATTCTCACTCAAACAAAACGGATCGGTCACCGGCGCACAGGACTTCTATCTGATCTTCGGCAATCAGGGAGAGGAGCCGTACGCGTCACCGATCACCTCGTCGGGGTCACGATACGTCATCGCCTGTACGAACGGATCGACAAACCGCCTTCGGATCGGCCTAGTCCAGAATGGCACATACTCCGTTCTCGTCACTGCCAACACGCCGTTCATCCGCAATGTGAATTACACAATCCTCGTGAACTGGACGAGCGCTGGCAATATCTCGGTCTATAAAGATGGCTCACCGCTAACGAACATCACCAATACAAATTACACGAGCGGTTATGCCGGGTTCTCGGCCTATACCGCCGTTAACGATATCGTTCATATCGACTCCTATTCTATCAACGAATCGGCAGTCGCCAACTTCACATATTCATCAACTGGCCTCACCGCGTCCTTTGTCGCCACCGGCGAGAACCTCGGAGATCCGGGCGTCTCCTGCATCTGGAACATGAGCGACGGTGGATCCGCGGTCGGCTGCTCGGCGTTCGATTACACTTTCGCGTCGCCGGGCATCTACTGGGTGAACCATACCGTCTCGAACGTCGCCGGCACCTCGTACTCGAACCAGAGCGTCTTCATCGGGGCCGGCTCTGGCTACTACGCGAAGCTCGAGGTCAACGCATCCTCCGGCTACCCGCAGGGCAACCTCACGCTCTACCGCGGCGAATCAAGCGGCGCCGACACCGTGCTCGGCAGCGCGATCCTCTCCGATCTCGGCCAGAACATCTGGTACAACGTCACCCTCGACCGCACGGCCGCCGGCGTCATGACCGTCTACCTGAACGGCAGCGCGCTTATCTCGGCGACCGACACCACGTACTCGCAGGGCCGGTCCGGCCTCGCGCAAACGGGCGGCAGTTCGACGGCGACCATCTGGATCACGGCGAACGAGATTTATTCGACCATCCTGACGACGCGGGACATCACCGATGTCCAATGGAAGGGGTCGGGCGTCGAGGACGTGACCGCCGGCATCACCACGCTGGCGACGTGGGCCTTCTTCCTCGGGGTCGCTTGCGTCGTAATCGGGGCCGCGTTCGGGCTGAACACGTACATGAAGAGGAGGAGGTGA
- a CDS encoding transposase, whose protein sequence is MLLTYKLRHGRDFSTELKQAFAVAEFAVRNPTCRSSKAVKEIGLKSAISNQILKKYGSQKTIKRVRNVNLVVPGQSIKVDPDARTIRVVPLDLTLHYQFPAFQKVNQIEIDREFAYISCTVPELPEMIPRQFIGVDRNTTGHVAVIANPETGKVEKLGKSALHVHRKYSAIRKRLQREGCFRELKRVKDRESRIVRDLNHKISRKVVDVAKSLHAALVFEDLNGIRKTRKQHRSFRYALHSWSFYQLQQFVEYKAKLLGVPVLYVDPAYTSQDCSRCGARGQRQGKEFKCPVCGHVDHADVNAAFNIALRQMSMIDCIQKEMGTMGALIPHDALLECPATLEPHRL, encoded by the coding sequence GTGTTGCTGACCTACAAACTCCGCCACGGCAGAGATTTCAGTACCGAACTGAAACAAGCGTTTGCCGTAGCAGAGTTTGCAGTCAGGAATCCGACGTGTAGAAGTTCCAAGGCTGTCAAGGAGATCGGTCTGAAATCTGCGATATCCAACCAGATCCTCAAGAAGTACGGGAGTCAGAAGACGATCAAGCGAGTACGGAATGTCAACCTTGTTGTACCGGGGCAATCCATCAAAGTCGATCCCGATGCCCGAACGATCCGCGTCGTGCCATTGGATCTAACCCTGCACTATCAGTTTCCCGCCTTCCAGAAGGTCAACCAGATCGAGATCGACCGGGAGTTCGCCTATATCTCATGCACCGTGCCGGAGCTACCGGAGATGATACCCCGACAGTTCATCGGGGTTGACCGGAACACGACCGGGCACGTTGCAGTCATTGCCAACCCGGAGACCGGGAAGGTCGAAAAACTTGGCAAATCGGCACTGCACGTCCACCGTAAGTATTCAGCAATCCGCAAGCGTCTTCAACGAGAAGGTTGCTTCAGGGAGCTGAAACGGGTGAAAGACCGCGAGAGTCGAATCGTGCGAGACCTGAACCACAAGATCAGCCGCAAGGTTGTCGATGTGGCGAAGAGTCTCCACGCAGCGCTCGTCTTCGAGGATCTGAACGGTATCCGCAAGACGAGGAAACAACACCGTTCGTTCAGATACGCCCTGCACAGTTGGTCGTTCTATCAACTGCAACAGTTTGTAGAATACAAAGCCAAGCTGCTCGGCGTTCCTGTCCTCTACGTTGATCCGGCGTATACCTCGCAGGATTGTTCTCGGTGTGGTGCGCGAGGTCAACGGCAGGGAAAGGAGTTCAAGTGCCCGGTCTGCGGGCACGTTGATCATGCTGATGTGAATGCGGCATTCAACATTGCACTCCGTCAGATGAGCATGATCGATTGTATCCAGAAAGAGA
- the tnpA gene encoding IS200/IS605 family transposase, which translates to MPKERWTHSNTTVYNVGYHIIWCPKYRRKVLQPPVSDRLEVLLKEKASEIGVSVETLEIMPDHLHLFVKTKPTASPHWIVQQLKGYTSRILRQEFEPLRTRLPSLWTRSYYVESCGHISEEVVKKYIEDQKRN; encoded by the coding sequence ATGCCAAAAGAACGGTGGACGCACTCGAATACCACGGTCTACAACGTCGGGTATCATATTATATGGTGTCCGAAATACCGGCGGAAAGTGCTTCAACCGCCCGTTTCTGACAGATTGGAAGTTCTTCTCAAAGAGAAGGCATCCGAGATCGGTGTCAGCGTCGAGACGCTGGAGATTATGCCGGATCATCTCCACTTATTTGTCAAGACGAAACCGACCGCCAGCCCACACTGGATCGTGCAACAGTTGAAAGGGTATACGTCGAGAATACTCCGTCAGGAGTTTGAACCCCTACGCACGCGATTGCCCTCGTTGTGGACTCGCAGCTACTATGTCGAGTCCTGCGGACACATCTCCGAGGAAGTCGTGAAGAAGTATATCGAGGATCAAAAGAGGAACTAA